Below is a genomic region from Kryptolebias marmoratus isolate JLee-2015 linkage group LG12, ASM164957v2, whole genome shotgun sequence.
GATGAGCAGATTATATTAGAACAtgagttgtgtttgtgtctgatttTTGTGTTACAACAATTTCCTGTTTGAAAATTCACCTTTTTCTTCCATAGCATGAAGTTTACGTTACTTCTGTTAATCATAAGAATATCTGAAGAGGGCAAATTTGAattcaagcagaaaaaaacagctttatttcacaaaacaagaGTAAAAGATCGAGATTAGTCATTATCACATGTTAAGGCTTTTGCTTAGACATTGTGTCAAGTCGACTGAAAGTTATGAAACTAAAAATGGCAGAAGGAGGCAAGGATTTCCTCGGAACAAGGAGAAACAACAGTGCAAAATAACATAAAGAGGCACATAAATAAGGATAATATTCATAGAACTTACTTCAGTATGTTCTGCTGGAGGAAAATGCTTAAATAGGAACAGAGTTTAAGCTTTGAGCAGTAAAAAAAGCAACTCATATTCATGTCAGTACTacataaaataatgcaaataaaattttatgcattttttataaacttttccaAATGAAGagttagtgtttttttagaCTAATGAAGAATAGTTACTAATATAGagaattaacaaacaaaaatggaaataatgatacataaacttttaaagaaagacaaaaacacacagtgatTTAGAGGGTTTTTACGCCTCTGCACCTTTTGTTAGTGTGTGTTATTGAGAACAAGgtacatttttacactttatattAGCTTGTGTTAAAAGGCTTCATCTGTGGCAGCTTCATCTTGGCATCCGTCctattattttttgctgtttttacaatcaaatttgttttattattaacacTGAATACTGTTCTTTAGAGacatcattttaaattacactcaagcaaaaagcaaacacagcagTAAAGGCTTTCATTACAGATAGTaatagggaaaaaaagaatataattccagtttatccaaaaaaaagaaCGTTTCCTGATTGTAATCTCTACTCTTTTcaataaacttttactttttgagtataaatatatttgtcaTCGACTCTAAAttatgaactgaaaaaaaaaatgttgcaacaaTCAGtgccaatgtaaaaaaaaaaatgaacatattttgacacaaatacaattaaaagtaaatgaagAATATGTCACAATGAAATTCAATGGTCTAATTGGCTACAAAACATCAGGTAGTTCTGAGTGTCGCGCTGGGAGAAACCTCTGAAAATCAGTTTCTTCTCTAGAAAAAGTACGTTTTGGTCACAAAACTTtggtaattttacaaatattttatatctACGTATATAAATATACAGTAGGTCCTTTTTAACTTCAGGTACATTGCAGCATTTATCTCAGTACCACAGAGTTGTTATGAAAGTTGTTTTTGCCTAACTATACACGTTGTGTGAAACATGGTTTTATTCCAGTTTATTGTGTGTATACAGGGATTTTTAGGTGAACACAGCTTAATAATTTCTGAACTGATCAAACCCTGTTATCAGCATTTGTTGGAATCACAAAATATGTTTGATAAAAGGTCAGTCCTGACTTAGAAATGTAAAGCCAGCTGATAGATTGGCACTTTGTGGCTAAGTCTTACAGAGAGAATATGGCTCACAATTCATTATATTGACTTAATTGTCATTTTGTTGCTGCTGACCTCTCTGTTGACCTGTGGAAGGTTTTTTGACTTCAAACTGATGGGATCATGACCCCTCACCGCCCTTAAGGGGGTTGTTTAGAGTGTCAGAAAGCTGTGTTGCGGTGGTGTTGGTTGGGTCTTTGCGTCACCAATAAATCAAGCACTCCTCGAAAGCACCTCACTCGAAGCTCAGCCTCGGGCTGTGACAGCATTTCCACATCTGGGCGAGATCAGAAGAAGGTTTCGCCCCTCCTGCCTCCCCAGCTGACGCCTCCAGTGCCTGCCCACTCGCCCCAGACCAGACCACCTTCGTCATCGATACCTCCAACGGCGCCGCTGtcgctgcagctcctccactGGTCTGACTCTGGGGCTGAACCTGCACCGGTGCCCTCTGGTCTCGGTGTCTGTCATGGCCGCGACAGTGTGGTGTAGACGGGCTGCTCCCAGTGTATGGGGCTGTGCGATTGTGTCACACTGGTTGGGTCAGTGATGGCAGTGTAGAGGGGCCTCTGGGAAGGTCCCATGTAGGAGAAGGCTGAGTACAACCCTGAGGACTGGCCGGAGTGGCCATAGTACGACCCGGAGGCCTGGTGTTCAGCATATTCTGCAAACTGAGCCCTTGAGGCCAGCGAGGGGAAGGCAGAGCTGTAATGAGGCAGGCTGAGTGGGGCGTAGGTGACATGAGTACCTGCCGAGGCTGCTTCTACAAAGTGACCTCCAGCACCCCCAGCCTCGCTCTTGATCTGTGCCTTGGAAGGGTCCGAGCCCAGAGGGGAGCTGTGAtgctgctgcggctgctgctgctgcttggagAGCCAGGCTGCTGAGTGTCCGCTGGCCGCCGCCAGAGCTGACGAGATGCCATAGGTGTACGGGGAGGCTGGAgaggctgctgcagctcctcctgccCCTCCAATCTGCCCAACCCCTGGGTGCCCGTTCGGGGGGAGGTACTGGTCAAACTCGTCAACGTCAAAAGGCTCCATGTTGGCCATCACCTCATGGCTTATCTCACCAATGTCCACATTACCAAAGTCAATATGAGGTTTTCCGGATCCAGAGGCACCAGAGCCTCCTTGTGCTCCCAGTGTTCCACGGGACCCCCCATTCCCAACACCCTCCCTCTTACCTTCCCCTGACTTCCCGGACTGAGACTCAGTTTTAGGAGTGGTGGGAGGCGTGGGAGGACTGTGGCTCTGACCTGTAAGAGACACAAGAATATAGTCACACCTCTTTTGCTTTGAGGAATCACAAACATTCACCTAACAGTCCTGTCCAGTGGACTCCACACAGATCTAACAGTGTGACAGAGAGTGGTGTCTGTGGGAGGGAGCCTGCAGCCCACCTGCAGCATGAGGGTGGTGCTCATCTGCCAGAGGGGACCCGGCTCCCCCACTGTGGACCACTTCCAGGTGGAGACCCTTGTAGTGGGACTGGTTGTGGCTGACCTCACCCTCCAAATGGCCGTCGTTCTCACTTCCTGAACTGGAACCGGGCTTTCCGTTCTTGCGGCGCCGCGGCTGGTATTTGTAGTCCGGGTAATCCTTCTTGTGCTGCTTCCTCAGCCTCTCCGCCTCCTCGATGAAGGGCCGCTTGTCGCTCTCATTGAGAAGCCTTAggtggagggggggaaaaagatATTGGAAACTTGACTTGTTTAGAGGAAGGTTCGGAAACAAAAAAGCCCAATGCTTTGAAAAGTCTATCAGTTcaagaaacatttctgtttagAAAAGTAGTATCCATTTGAGCACATTTATAAATGAGACTGAAATAGCATcatactaaaagaaaaagaaagctgtatcaaaataaagttaatccattttagtgtattttaaCACACTCTACAGAATGCTCTTGTTATCTAAGCTAGCTTCATTTGTTACAGCAGCTTCATCTGATGGCATGCCTGCCAGGGGGCGTTCTGGCTGCTGGATAGTAATGAAATAACAGGCCGAGGTTGCATCCTGTTTATGAACATGGAACTGAGCTCCTACTATTACCACTGCTGGCAGGAGTAGCATGAGAAACCCCTGACCTTCCTCAGCCTCGTGGTTCATCGTGTTTCAGGGCCAATTAACTACTCCAGGCTGAGTCCAAGGTCAGGGCTTTATCTAATTAATATTTGATCTTTTTGAGGTTAATTCATTTAACTTATCAAAGCTTCTAGGCATGAattagggtgtgtgtgtgtgtgtgtgtgtgtgtgtgtgtgtgtctgtgtgtgctttaaAGAAAGTAGCAAAGCAGGGCTGACCGCAGATGGTCCAAGGACCTTTGACTATCTGGGGTTTCAAACCCAACCCACAATTTTTGCCAAGTTTAGCTCAGAAACATTAAATTCagaacactgaaacaaaaccattatttttttatttttaatatgtgaAAGTCACATTGGAATGACTTGGACTTCTTGCAACAACTTTTGACTTGGACagttaaaagttttactttaaataagaaGCTAATAGTTATAAAAACACTCTCTTTTGTCAGAATGAAAAGCTTTGACATTGTATAAAACAGGTCAGGATCATGTGACTATAAGACacttacaaaaacaactggTGAGTTGAAACCAAAAAAggacattaaagggatagttcagatttttggaAACGGGGTTCTGTTGAAAAGTTATGAAtgattaatatctcacctgtcaTAGATAGGTTTTTGAGCAACCTCAGATTGAATATAGTTTAGTTTCTACAGAACTGATGTTGTGGGTCTAAGACCAAAAGTGGACTGTTGCTGCATTAAATCAGCTTCAACCTCCACACTCTTATAGCTGTTTGTGCCAACATGAATTTGTcatcattttcacattacacagttatttttgGTTATTTCCAGGAGCTGCAGCGAGCCGTGGCATTTTCAGTGCAGCTTGGGAAACTTCAGCGGTAGTTTCTTATCAACTTATaaactgatggcagtgtaaaagttttaactgctttgaaatataaaagagttattttaagatggaaaAATTTAGCTTTAGAAGGGGATCCTTCCAGACTGTATAATGTTCCCACTTCTACTGCTGCCACcctaaaacaaatcaaacctttaaaacatttgtaacagctcatgttgatgtttttaaatttgaatctttacactgctgtcaattttgcactaaaggttatttcagcagaaatatggcTTAGTCAAGTTCTTTTAATATTGtcacagttgtgttttttttgttgttgttgttt
It encodes:
- the sox10 gene encoding transcription factor SOX-10 isoform X2, with product MSREEQSFSEVESDDSRSLSPGHSSGAAGGSDSPLPGRQPQLAALQDDASAGCSSVRSEDEDERFPAGIREAVSQVLNCYDWTIVPVPVRVNAGSKSKSHVKRPMNAFMVWAQAARRKLADQHPHLHNAELSKTLGKLWRLLNESDKRPFIEEAERLRKQHKKDYPDYKYQPRRRKNGKPGSSSGSENDGHLEGQSHSPPTPPTTPKTESQSGKSGEGKREGVGNGGSRGTLGAQGGSGASGSGKPHIDFGNVDIGEISHEVMANMEPFDVDEFDQYLPPNGHPGVGQIGGAGGAAAASPASPYTYGISSALAAASGHSAAWLSKQQQQPQQHHSSPLGSDPSKAQIKSEAGGAGGHFVEAASAGTHVTYAPLSLPHYSSAFPSLASRAQFAEYAEHQASGSYYGHSGQSSGLYSAFSYMGPSQRPLYTAITDPTSVTQSHSPIHWEQPVYTTLSRP
- the sox10 gene encoding transcription factor SOX-10 isoform X1, with product MSREEQSFSEVESDDSRSLSPGHSSGAAGGSDSPLPGRQPQLAALQDDASAGCSSVRSEDEDERFPAGIREAVSQVLNCYDWTIVPVPVRVNAGSKSKSHVKRPMNAFMVWAQAARRKLADQHPHLHNAELSKTLGKLWRLLNESDKRPFIEEAERLRKQHKKDYPDYKYQPRRRKNGKPGSSSGSENDGHLEGEVSHNQSHYKGLHLEVVHSGGAGSPLADEHHPHAAGQSHSPPTPPTTPKTESQSGKSGEGKREGVGNGGSRGTLGAQGGSGASGSGKPHIDFGNVDIGEISHEVMANMEPFDVDEFDQYLPPNGHPGVGQIGGAGGAAAASPASPYTYGISSALAAASGHSAAWLSKQQQQPQQHHSSPLGSDPSKAQIKSEAGGAGGHFVEAASAGTHVTYAPLSLPHYSSAFPSLASRAQFAEYAEHQASGSYYGHSGQSSGLYSAFSYMGPSQRPLYTAITDPTSVTQSHSPIHWEQPVYTTLSRP